Proteins encoded in a region of the Zea mays cultivar B73 chromosome 4, Zm-B73-REFERENCE-NAM-5.0, whole genome shotgun sequence genome:
- the LOC103653766 gene encoding LRR receptor-like serine/threonine-protein kinase EFR, which produces MSLWKQPSKLAMVVVLLLLLCHAVDKVHCSTHHNNSQDFHSLLEFKKGITSDPHGALSNWNPSIHFCHWHGVNCSSTRPYRVTELNLTGQNLAGQISSSVGNLTFLHTLDLSNNSFIGPLPLLNKLRNLDLLFLGSNHLEDVILDWLTNCSNLVYLDLSKNHLTGHIPPNIAFLKKLEGINLYGNYLSGVIPPTLRNLSTLLLVDLSNNQLNGSIPNEVWQIPNIQMVNLAINNLSGGIPDTFTNLSSLMILGLDHNMLGGTLPSNIGDVLPHLQGLYLGSNLFFGTIPTSLGNASNLEVVDLPNNLFSGTIPSSFGNLSKLQILNLEVNMLEARHSEGWQFFDALAKCRYLVILSVSHNHLHGPIPNSIANLSTSLQQLFMGWNNLSGIVPPTIGKLSGLTKLSLENNNLIGTIKEWVRKMTNLQVLTLQSNNFIGKIPP; this is translated from the coding sequence ATGAGTCTCTGGAAGCAGCCGTCGAAACTCGCCATGGTTgtagtactgctgctgctgctatgtCATGCAGTGGACAAAGTCCATTGCTCGACGCACCATAACAACAGCCAAGATTTTCATTCTCTGCTAGAGTTCAAGAAGGGCATCACCAGTGATCCGCACGGAGCCTTGAGCAATTGGAACCCCAGCATCCACTTCTGCCATTGGCATGGTGTGAACTGCAGTTCCACGCGACCATATCGAGTCACGGAGCTCAACCTCACCGGCCAAAACTTGGCTGGCCAAATCAGCTCCTCTGTTGGAAACCTGACCTTCCTTCATACCCTTGATCTTAGCAACAATAGCTTCATTGGCCCCCTACCTCTTCTTAACAAGCTCCGAAACCTGGACTTACTCTTTCTGGGAAGCAACCATTTGGAGGATGTTATTCTAGATTGGCTTACAAACTGTTCCAACTTAGTCTACCTAGATCTCTCTAAAAACCATCTCACGGGTCATATTCCTCCGAACATAGCCTTTCTTAAAAAGCTAGAAGGTATCAACCTTTATGGTAATTATCTCAGTGGGGTCATCCCTCCAACCTTAAGAAACCTCTCCACACTATTGTTAGTTGATCTTTCAAACAATCAACTAAATGGAAGCATTCCTAATGAAGTTTGGCAAATACCGAACATACAAATGGTAAATCTAGCAATAAATAACCTATCAGGTGGAATCCCAGATACTTTCACTAACTTATCTTCTCTTATGATATTAGGCCTTGACCACAATATGCTGGGCGGCACATTGCCATCAAACATTGGTGATGTGCTCCCTCATCTGCAAGGACTATACTTAGGAAGCAACTTATTTTTTGGTACAATTCCAACTTCCCTAGGCAATGCTTCAAATCTAGAAGTCGTAGACCTACCAAACAACCTTTTCAGTGGCACAATCCCAAGTTCTTTTGGAAACCTTTCAAAGTTGCAGATTCTAAACCTTGAGGTAAACATGCTTGAAGCAAGACATAGTGAGGGCTGGCAATTCTTTGATGCCCTAGCAAAATGTAGATATCTCGTTATACTTTCAGTGTCTCATAATCATCTACACGGACCTATACCAAATTCGATTGCTAATCTGTCCACTAGTCTTCAACAACTATTCATGGGTTGGAATAACCTTTCAGGAATAGTTCCCCCAACTATTGGAAAACTTAGTGGCTTAACTAAATTATCACTAGAAAACAACAACCTCATAGGTACCATTAAGGAATGGGTCAGAAAGATGACAAATCTACAAGTTTTAACACTACAATCAAACAACTTCATAGGGAAAATTCCACCTTGA